From a single Silene latifolia isolate original U9 population chromosome 6, ASM4854445v1, whole genome shotgun sequence genomic region:
- the LOC141586180 gene encoding F-box protein CPR1-like isoform X2 codes for MCLQTLAYSHSKPSIRKVPLSPSETRRSGKLLCYRKDPVTETYVISIVDRHTLEKLEDLEWPPFLEEEGFDEDVEWPPFEVEEGYTGPTSFLRRIKIFGPVNGIYCIFRSLIDRWVGTLTLWNPATREYKHIHPQISFPFPMHLLGFKDYALMQFHQQEPVCLNIGFGFDHTTNDYKVVVICQWHDEEMGEDVRWHLRVYNHASDTWRTVYSLNRLVDPHPLFEGSFPPFPQMKYDPPISHCLLNGVFHWACSVGLGNDSFNAVLAFDMTSDVLRLMKGPPIPCHLVVYSSVWVLKDTIAAIISTYDPLNDSLNDPLRDIKVWMMMEYGVDDSWVMLFKFIGVSNWAPVGIPYDDRVFFDDESGHLISSGVDEDHQVKEHDVYGMTYPTHNGIRGTLGILDYVETLTTLKS; via the coding sequence ATGTGTCTGCAAACATTGGCTTACTCTCATTCAAAGCCCTCAATTCGTAAAGTACCACTGTCGCCTTCTGAAACCAGGAGGAGTGGTAAACTCTTGTGTTACCGCAAAGACCCCGTCACTGAAACTTATGTCATATCCATCGTTGATCGTCACACCCTTGAAAAACTTGAAGATCTAGAATGGCCCCCATTTTTGGAGGAAGAAGGTTTCGATGAAGATGTAGAATGGCCCCCTTTCGAGGTGGAAGAGGGTTATACCGGTCCTACAAGTTTTCTTAGGCGAATCAAAATATTTGGACCAGTTAATGGAATTTATTGCATATTCAGAAGTTTGATTGATAGGTGGGTTGGAACCTTGACTCTGTGGAACCCGGCAACTCGAGAGTATAAACACATTCACCCCCAAATCTCTTTTCCATTTCCAATGCATTTGTTGGGTTTTAAAGATTATGCTTTAATGCAATTTCATCAGCAAGAGCCTGTATGTTTGAACATCGGgtttggttttgatcatacaactAATGACTATAAGGTGGTGGTGATCTGCCAATGGCATGATGAGGAAATGGGCGAGGATGTACGCTGGCATCTCAGGGTATATAACCATGCCTCGGATACTTGGAGAACTGTTTATTCTCTCAACCGCTTAGTCGATCCACATCCGTTATTTGAAGGTTCATTCCCCCCTTTTCCACAAATGAAATACGATCCGCCTATTTCTCACTGCCTGCTCAATGGAGTGTTTCACTGGGCTTGTTCTGTTGGGCTTGGTAATGATAGTTTCAATGCTGTCCTTGCATTTGACATGACTAGTGATGTTTTGCGATTAATGAAAGGACCACCTATCCCGTGTCATCTCGTAGTGTACTCGAGTGTATGGGTGCTCAAAGACACTATTGCTGCGATTATTTCTACATATGATCCTTTGAATGATTCTTTGAATGATCCTCTGAGAGATATTAAGGTATGGATGATGATGGAATATGGCGTAGATGATTCTTGGGTCATGCTTTTTAAATTTATTGGAGTTAGCAATTGGGCTCCTGTTGGGATCCCTTATGATGACCGGGTTTTCTTTGATGACGAGAGTGGTCATCTCATCTCGTCGGGCGTTGATGAAGATCATCAAGTTAAAGAACATGATGTCTATGGAATGACTTACCCAACGCATAACGGCATCCGTGGGACTCTTGGGATTTTGGATTACGTGGAGACCCTTACTACACTTAAGTCTTAA
- the LOC141586180 gene encoding F-box/kelch-repeat protein At3g23880-like isoform X1, whose amino-acid sequence MLDMELPEELVIQILVQLPVKSLLRFKCVCKHWRSVIQNPQFVDDHRHLSETRRSSKLLCYRKDPTTKTHVISVLDSHTLEKQEDLEWPPFFEEEGVDEDVEENGGVGPKSFLRRIKIFGPINGIYCIYRSLVDKWVGTLTLWNPATREYKHIYPQISFPFPMHFSGFKDYSLMQYHEQQPKSLNIGFGFDHATSDYKVVVICQWEDGYTGFDRRWHLRVYNHASNTWITVCFLNCHDNPHPLFEGAFPPFPLMECDPPISHCLLNGVFHWACSLRHRDDGCYFVLAFDTSTDVLRLMKGPPLRTHLRLYWSVWVLKDTIAAVSCAVGTFDGNDVEVWMMTEYGVENSWVKLYRFQGVNGWAPVGTPYDDRIFFDDWKGQLLSVGVDKHRHIRHVQNHDIYGMTDLTFEGIRGTLGILDYVETFTTLKRVKSV is encoded by the coding sequence ATGCTAGACATGGAGTTGCCGGAAGAATTGGTGATCCAAATTTTGGTACAATTACCGGTAAAATCTCTTTTGCGTTTCAAATGTGTTTGCAAACATTGGCGTTCTGTCATTCAAAACCCTCAATTTGTGGACGACCACCGTCATCTTTCCGAAACTAGGAGGAGCAGTAAACTCCTTTGTTACCGCAAAGATCCAACTACCAAAACTCATGTCATATCTGTCCTTGATAGTCACACCCTTGAAAAACAAGAAGATCTTGAATGGCCGCCATTTTTTGAGGAAGAAGGTGTTGATGAAGATGTAGAGGAAAACGGTGGTGTTGGTCCTAAAAGTTTTCTTAGGCGGATCAAAATATTTGGACCGATTAATGGAATTTATTGCATATACAGAAGTTTGGTTGATAAGTGGGTTGGCACCTTGACACTGTGGAACCCGGCAACTAGAGAGTACAAACACATTTACCCTCAAATTTCCTTTCCTTTTCCAATGCATTTTTCGGGTTTCAAAGATTATTCTTTAATGCAATATCACGAGCAACAACCTAAAAGTTTGAACATTGGATTTGGTTTTGATCATGCAACTAGTGACTATAAGGTGGTTGTTATCTGCCAATGGGAAGATGGGTATACGGGCTTTGATCGACGTTGGCATCTCAGGGTGTATAATCATGCCTCCAATACTTGGATAACTGTTTGTTTTCTCAACTGCCATGACAATCCGCATCCATTATTTGAAGGTGCATTCCCCCCTTTTCCGCTAATGGAATGCGACCCGCCTATTTCTCATTGCCTGCTCAATGGAGTCTTTCACTGGGCTTGCTCTCTGCGGCATAGGGATGATGGTTGCTATTTTGTCCTGGCATTTGACACGAGTACTGATGTTTTGCGATTAATGAAGGGACCACCACTCCGGACACATCTCAGACTGTATTGGAGTGTGTGGGTGCTCAAAGACACTATTGCAGCCGTTTCGTGTGCTGTGGGTACTTTTGATGGGAATGATGTTGAAGTTTGGATGATGACGGAATATGGTGTCGAAAATTCTTGGGTCAAACTATATAGATTCCAAGGGGTCAATGGTTGGGCTCCTGTTGGGACCCCTTACGATGACCGGATTTTTTTTGATGATTGGAAGGGACAACTCCTCTCAGTTGGCGTTGATAAACATCGTCATATTCGTCATGTTCAAAATCATGATATCTATGGAATGACTGACTTAACATTTGAAGGCATTCGTGGGACTCTTGGGATTTTGGACTATGTCGAAACCTTTACCACGCTCAAGCGAGTCAAGTCAGTGTAG